A stretch of the Capsicum annuum cultivar UCD-10X-F1 chromosome 10, UCD10Xv1.1, whole genome shotgun sequence genome encodes the following:
- the LOC107843327 gene encoding uncharacterized protein LOC107843327: MYRRTLTLNWDGLGEDNDHFFESNDRLSTVVPQDLSSSGSDDEVEFVDSRRSFSASVSIKNNFRGLEMETEKPVSISNSPPPIVMEDYGMWMAEPGDVKERRKRLLKGMGLTSSKELLKLTSTKFKRAISRKVDACQDSTSKVHICSSEEELKQEVDINSFNKELKQESDPSNSPPILLLRARSDGDIEFFSVNTKKRKEELLGDVSKQRLTRTFSGVLGQATRICQYTNSAAVMAPPKTGTNKSSPPQNGSETPSSTLPNGGADSGFSSFFLIKNLDTGKEFIVKEANEEGMWNKLSDLQTGKQLSMEEFEKSVGYSPVVKELMRRANVSANDERKLKVNAYISKSVRYSKKTGVAFLKNIKEVANSMSIAKADKELELPAQVEQKQKKDSSQWIKVRQQGKIHKEFTALQLCQEIQAHEGSIWTIKFTADGRYLATAGEDRVIHVWEVQECDVMSTKQSDDPNSGDTPTAGSNSDRPPLPVMIRMQSERRKKGKIPNKKKGHSVPDYVNVPEIVFALSEKPVCSLNGHQDDVLDLSWSSSQQLLSSSMDKTVRLWDIETQSCLKMFAHNDYVTCIHFNPVDDDHFISGSLDGKVRIWNVSDRKVVDWTDLHEMVTATCYSPDGEGAIIGSHKGSCRTYSTSECRLEQRENFELEPKKKSLAKKVTGFQFAPGNPTEVLVTSADSRVRIFDGSEMTHKFRGFRNTSSQISATFSQDGKYIVSASEDSQVYIWKREEPKSANGKSKSAANVQSYEHFSCKDVSVAIPWPGSIKNQPPLADQINSKRDSKRSPPPDPTNGSPTREQNSADANGKRNLPPLSAKKTSAVEKIQTCQDEDSAQDSPTDRGVGASESFSSSFGSIRDGDSPSMYFSSRFDGSNNQGNNIIQSTAWGMVIVTASSGGDIRVYQNFGMPLKASRPTNLF; the protein is encoded by the exons ATGTACCGGAGGACGCTGACCTTAAACTGGGATGGTCTTGGAGAAGACAATGATCACTTCTTCGAGTCAAATGACCGGCTTTCCACGGTCGTTCCCCAAGACTTGTCGTCCTCAGGATCAGATGATGAGGTCGAGTTCGTGGATAGTAGACGTTCCTTCTCTGCCTCGGTTTCTATCAAGAATAACTTCCGAGGCCTTGAGATGGAGACAGAAAAACCCGTCTCCATCTCCAATTCTCCTCCTCCCATTGTCATGGAAGATTACGGCATGTGGATGGCTGAACCAGGAGATGTCAAAGAACGTCGAAAACGCTTACTCAAGGGAATGGGATTGACAAGCAGTAAGGAACTCCTCAAGCTAACAAGTACCAAATTTAAAAGAGCCATTTCAAGAAAAGTTGATGCATGCCAAGATTCCACATCAAAAGTTCACATTTGTTCTTCTGAGGAAGAACTAAAACAAGAAGTTGACATTAATTCCTTtaataaagaactaaaacaagaGTCAGATCCTTCTAATTCACCACCAATTTTACTTCTCAGGGCAAGATCAGATGGTGACATTGAGTTTTTCTCTGTCAACACcaagaaaaggaaagaagaacTGCTCGGAGATGTTTCTAAACAACGTCTTACCAGGACATTTTCAGGAGTTTTGGGACAAGCCACaagaatatgccaatacacgAATTCTGCTGCTGTAATGGCGCCACCTAAAACGGGAACAAATAAATCTTCTCCGCCACAAAATGGAAGCGAAACACCATCATCCACATTGCCAAATGGAGGTGCTGATTCaggattttcttcatttttcctGATAAAAAATCTGGACACAGGAAAGGAATTCATTGTCAAAGAGGCTAATGAAGAGGGAATGTGGAATAAGCTCAGTGATCTACAAACTGGGAAGCAACTTTccatggaggaatttgagaaatCTGTGGGATACTCACCGGTTGTTAAGGAACTGATGCGCCGAGCAAATGTTTCGGCAAATGATGaaagaaaactaaaagtaaatgcaTATATCAGCAAGAGTGTCAGATATAGCAAGAAAACAGGAGTTGCTTTCTTGAAGAACATAAAAGAAGTTGCAAATAGCATGAGCATAGCAAAAGCTGATAAAGAACTCGAGCTGCCTGCACAAGTGGAACAGAAACAGAAGAAGGATTCATCCCAATGGATTAAAGTCCGGCAGCAAGGAAAGATTCATAAAGAATTCACGGCTTTGCAATTGTGTCAAGAAATTCAGGCTCATGAGGGCTCCATATGGACCATAAAATTCACCGCGGACGGTCGGTATCTAGCAACTGCAGGGGAAGACCGAGTAATTCATGTATGGGAAGTGCAAGAATGTGATGTTATGTCTACAAAACAATCCGATGATCCGAATTCTGGTGACACACCAACGGCTGGAAGTAATTCGGATCGTCCACCTTTGCCAGTAATGATTCGTATGCAAtcagaaagaaggaaaaaaggaaagattCCCAATAAAAAGAAGGGACACTCAGTTCCAGACTATGTAAATGTACCCGAAATTGTATTTGCTCTCTCAGAAAAACCAGTATGCTCTCTCAATGGTCATCAAGATGATGTCCTGGACCTATCTTGGTCAAGTTCTCAG CAACTTCTCTCATCCTCAATGGACAAAACAGTCAGGCTATGGGATATTGAAACTCAGAGTTGCTTAAAAATGTTTGCACACAACGATTACG TGACCTGCATACACTTCAATCCAGTCGATGATGACCACTTCATCAGCGGTTCACTGGATGGAAAGGTTCGAATTTGGAATGTATCTGATCGTAAAGTTGTGGACTGGACAGATCTTCATGAAATGGTTACTGCTACTTGCTACTCTCCTGACGGCGAG GGTGCTATAATTGGCTCACATAAAGGAAGCTGTCGCACATACAGTACCTCTG AATGCAGGCTGGAACAAAGGGAAAACTTTGAACTCGAACCCAAAAAGAAGTCCCTAGCGAAAAAAGTCACTGGTTTTCAg TTTGCTCCAGGGAATCCAACAGAAGTGCTTGTAACTTCAGCTGATTCGCGTGTCAGAATTTTTGATGGATCAGAAATGACACATAAATTTAGAG GTTTCCGGAATACAAGCAGCCAAATTTCAGCTACATTTAGTCAAGATGGGAAGTATATAGTAAGCGCAAGTGAAGACTCTCAGGTGTATATCTGGAAGAGAGAAGAGCCTAAAAGTGCAAACGGTAAATCTAAAAGTGCAGCAAACGTTCAATCATACGAGCACTTCTCATGTAAAGATGTTTCAGTTGCCATCCCATGGCCTGGCAGTATAAAGAATCAGCCACCACTTGCAGATCAGATAAATTCCAAAAGGGATTCAAAACGTTCCCCCCCACCAGATCCCACCAATGGCTCTCCCACGAGGGAACAAAACTCGGCTGATGCAAATGGAAAGAGAAATTTACCACCTCTGTCGGCCAAGAAAACCAGTGCAGTGGAGAAAATCCAAACTTGTCAAGATGAAGACTCGGCTCAAGACTCTCCAACAGACCGTGGAGTTGGTGCTAGTGAATCGTTTTCATCGAGTTTCGGATCCATCAGAGATGGTGACTCACCTTCTATGTATTTTTCCAGCAGGTTTGATGGTAGCAACAATCAAGGAAATAACATTATTCAATCAACAGCATGGGGCATGGTAATCGTGACAGCAAGCTCGGGAGGGGATATCAGGGTCTATCAAAACTTTGGGATGCCATTGAAAGCTAGTCGACCGACCAATCTCTTTTGA